The Bradysia coprophila strain Holo2 chromosome IV, BU_Bcop_v1, whole genome shotgun sequence genome includes a region encoding these proteins:
- the LOC119066588 gene encoding luciferin sulfotransferase-like → MLSSSITITTMDDSTWELIEDSRLKFAGTDPQFHRVSIKPGSFSAKNQLNNPECVLAARFQQYLPYIFNYDVRSDDIWIVTYPRSGTTWTQEMVWLINNGYDYQKAQNIPLTHRSPTLRNLIHDKQEMNPTNDDSETKFLYGKNCSPPHHIKNHLPAAFLPSSIWTVKPKIIYVARNPKDSAVSFYHYYKMVYKYDGTMEDFLTLLLDGLTEFGSQTRHILDFWDLRNEENVLFLTYEEMKRDLKKVLQTVATFLGKTITNTQLDEMNDYLHISAMRDRASNILNATERAASFKDVPQQFFRQGKCGSYKDEMNEEIIEKFNELIGRELTANGCDIYA, encoded by the exons ATGTTAAGTAGTAGCATTACAATCACAACCATGGACGACAGCACTTGGGAATTGATCGAAGACAGCCGTTTGAAGTTCGCAGGAACAGATCCACAATTTCATAGGGTTTCAATTAAACCAGGCAGCTTTAGCgctaaaaatcaattgaacaATCCTGAGTGTGTGCTAGCTGCTCGGTTCCAGCAATATTTACcgtacatttttaattacGACGTTCGATCCGACGATATTTGGATCGTAACGTATCCAAGAAGTG GAACTACATGGACACAGGAAATGGTTTGGCTCATCAACAATGGATATGATTATCAAAAGGCACAAAATATTCCGTTGACACATCGGTCGCCAACGTTAAGAAATTT GATACACGATAAACAGGAAATGAACCCAACCAATGATGACTCCGAAACCAAATTTCTTTACGGAAAAAATTGCAGTCCGCCACATcatataaaaaatcatttgcctgCCGCATTTCTACCGAGCAGTATTTGGACAGTGAAACCGAAAATTATTTACGTGGCACGTAATCCGAAAGACTCGGCCGTATCCTTTTACCATTACTACAAGATGGTCTACAAATACGACGGAACCATGGAAGATTTTCTAACTTTATTACTGGACGGTCTGACTGAGTTTGGATCACAAACACGTCacattttagatttttggGATCTGCGGAATGAAGAGAACGTTCTGTTCCTAACGTATGAGGAAATGAAAAGGGATTTGAAGAAGGTTCTGCAAACTGTTGCCACATTTCTGGGAAAGACTATAACAAATACGCAGTTGGATGAGATGAACGATTATTTGCATATCAGTGCAATGAGAGATAGAGCCAGCAACATACTCAATGCAACTGAGAGAGCTGCATCGTTCAAAGATGTTCCACAACA ATTCTTTAGACAAGGTAAATGCGGCTCCTACAAAGATGAAATGAACGaggaaataattgaaaaattcaatgaactaATTGGAAGAGAATTGACTGCAAATGGTTGTGATATTTATgcataa